One Triticum dicoccoides isolate Atlit2015 ecotype Zavitan chromosome 5B, WEW_v2.0, whole genome shotgun sequence genomic window carries:
- the LOC119305595 gene encoding putative protease Do-like 14 — MPPKKRNREEGEHQDLDKEAKGTSGGGFDARAVSFLFGHATDSEPAPEPACPPSPSSSSSSDENKSDDDDDFSAEGLRARDAALSVSSSVVSIAASTDGDAPNTFACTGTVVAHEASSTWIITSAALIRKPESDTEVHEPHAVKIEVLLNNKKVVKGRLLMYDLLYNVAIVSIARANLPAVILDDLPDTYFLTPGPVVAVARKFETGRLQMKCGETLRAVCELDCDELMLSTCQIEQNFFIGGLLVDLEKRILGMNFIDERTTPFLPVQIVGRCLRHFKAYGEIKQPWLGIRGRSLHLMESARLEEICHNFPKPPSGVFVDMIPEATSANCGGVEVGDILNQLDGVVLHSTAQLTSMLLDKMEVVMHERRPVILKALIQRPNDGATVAAELIVAERPPGECHTLLNNRWRLPPPTVYYWGHPDICDWVDDDSD; from the exons atgccGCCGAAGAAGAGAAATCGGGAGGAAGGGGAGCACCAAGACCTAGACAAAGAAGCCAAAGGTACGTCCGGAGGGGGCTTCGATGCCCGCGCGGTGTCCTTCCTGTTCGGCCATGCCACTGACTCGGAGCCGGCGCCGGAGCCCGCTTGCCCtccatccccctcctcctcctcctcctccgacgagaacaagtcggacgacgacgacgatttcAGCGCGGAGGGCTTGAGGGCGAGGGACGCTGCGCTCAGCGTGTCCAGTTCCGTCGTGTCCATCGCCGCCTCCACTG ATGGGGATGCTCCGAACACCTTCGCCTGCACGGGCACGGTGGTCGCTCATGAGGCCTCTTCCACCTGGATCATAACCTCTGCAGCTCTCATCAGGAAGCCCGAAAGCGACACCGAGGTGCACGAACCTCACGCCGTCAAG ATCGAGGTGCTCCTGAATAACAAGAAGGTTGTCAAGGGGCGGTTGCTCATGTACGACTTGCTGTATAATGTCGCCATTGTTTCCATTGCGCGAGCCAATCTCCCCGCGGTCATACTCGACGACCTCCCGGACACTTATTTCTTGACGCCTGGTCCGGTGGTTGCTGTTGCCAGGAAATTTGAGACTGGGAGGCTGCAGATGAAATGCGGGGAAACGCTCCGTGCAGTTTGCGAGTTAGATTGCGATGAACTCATGCTCAGCACTTGCCAAATTGAGCAG AATTTTTTCATTGGGGGCCTTCTGGTGGATTTAGAGAAAAGGATTCTTGGGATGAATTTCATAGACGAGAGAACCACCCCCTTCTTGCCAGTTCAGATTGTTGGGAGATGCCTTAGACACTTCAAAGCATATGG GGAAATCAAGCAACCTTGGCTTGGAATAAGGGGTCGTTCCCTTCACTTGATGGAATCAgccagactggaggaaatatgccataACTTCCCTAAGCCACCTTCTGGAGTATTTGTGGACATG ATTCCTGAAGCAACATCTGCAAATTGTGGGGGCGTCGAGGTTGGTGATATCCTTAATCAACTTGATGGAGTTGTTTTGCACTCTACAGCACAG CTTACTTCGATGCTCCTGGACAAAATGGAGGTTGTGATGCATGAGCGCAGACCGGTCATCCTCAAG GCACTCATCCAGAGACCCAATGACGGGGCAACGGTTGCTGCAGAGTTGATAGTAGCCGAGCGTCCCCCCGGCGAATGTCATACGTTATTGAACAACAG GTGGAGACTGCCCCCGCCAACAGTGTATTATTGGGGCCACCCGGATATATGTGATTGGGTTGATGACGACTCTGACTGA